The Thermoplasmata archaeon genome includes a region encoding these proteins:
- a CDS encoding OPT/YSL family transporter produces the protein MAVRQPQYREPPTPGGLEAIERGSLQWFDPEMYSNLNTGVMEQYLEEKNQRESWERSRWNWGKVIVAMAVGAAFAAITEYVALKIGMGISAVMYIIYLSGMALRWRPSEINIVAAAADAAAMVCMGFIFSYPAIYLLKYSPDFAIGKAADGSLIFIVQEIPPVWIAIVASVLSGWLGTVYFVLFRRLWLVEDPLHVPGFEPNLKLLDIANDITRGGAEAAKRSIKIVGASTGITALFTFLRDFPVFQDASGKTSVSILDRFFGGAYYKAGEIKMPEEIATHTFVSFTILPIQIGVGWFMRFRVALLMCLGTFLTWFIIVPMAVALHVPVYDINAGGFLDVSTYPFSSWMAYRKIAVIIGIGALLGGGIFAIIKMLPTFAGLFKDIANALRGTRAKGAGADYIDGRGWYDWPVAHIGYIAALAFVTILAVLIISGFGVVESFVFCVLLLFATFIFSAIAVKTLGETGTTPVSATSILVLIILIVTFRLIGTPKETLVIISLLGTTVFCSAISLSASIIFDFKLGIYVGNRPYHLMKSVLTATIPGAVVSALAAGFLSYQLATGKLDLLAPQANVFATLTQLLAGGQSNELVLQYLGIGMAIGVFMELMTGMGTAFGLGMYFPLSIQLPMLLGGALRDLYERNVLEPRARAEKWSERKRTLKVLDTYMAAAGLMIGEPVMAMVAAMVMVSIT, from the coding sequence TTGGCGGTCCGGCAACCGCAGTACAGGGAGCCCCCGACGCCGGGAGGGCTGGAGGCGATCGAGAGGGGGAGCCTCCAGTGGTTCGACCCAGAGATGTACAGCAACCTGAACACCGGCGTCATGGAGCAATACCTTGAGGAGAAGAACCAGCGAGAGAGCTGGGAGCGTTCGAGGTGGAACTGGGGAAAGGTCATCGTGGCGATGGCGGTCGGGGCGGCCTTCGCCGCGATAACCGAGTATGTGGCGCTGAAGATAGGGATGGGCATAAGCGCGGTTATGTACATCATTTACCTATCCGGGATGGCGCTGCGCTGGAGGCCCTCGGAAATCAATATTGTGGCGGCCGCGGCGGACGCGGCCGCGATGGTGTGCATGGGATTCATATTCTCCTACCCCGCGATTTACCTCCTGAAGTACTCGCCCGACTTCGCGATAGGTAAGGCTGCGGACGGGAGCCTGATATTCATCGTCCAGGAGATTCCGCCGGTATGGATAGCCATCGTGGCCTCCGTCCTCTCGGGCTGGCTGGGAACGGTCTACTTCGTCCTTTTCAGGAGGCTCTGGCTCGTCGAGGACCCCCTGCACGTGCCGGGCTTCGAGCCAAACCTGAAGCTTCTGGACATCGCCAACGACATAACCCGCGGGGGCGCCGAGGCCGCGAAGCGCTCCATCAAAATCGTGGGCGCCTCGACCGGCATAACGGCCCTGTTCACGTTCCTCAGGGATTTCCCGGTCTTTCAGGACGCTTCGGGGAAGACCAGTGTGTCCATCCTCGACCGCTTCTTCGGAGGGGCGTATTACAAGGCAGGCGAGATAAAAATGCCCGAGGAAATCGCTACCCACACGTTCGTGTCCTTCACAATCCTGCCCATCCAGATCGGCGTGGGCTGGTTCATGAGGTTCAGGGTGGCGCTGCTGATGTGCCTGGGAACATTCCTCACGTGGTTCATCATCGTCCCCATGGCGGTGGCCCTCCACGTGCCGGTCTACGACATCAACGCCGGCGGCTTCCTGGACGTCAGCACCTACCCCTTCAGCTCCTGGATGGCCTACAGGAAGATCGCGGTCATCATAGGCATCGGGGCGCTCCTCGGCGGGGGAATCTTCGCCATCATCAAGATGCTCCCGACTTTTGCAGGTCTCTTTAAAGACATCGCGAATGCGCTGCGCGGGACAAGGGCGAAGGGCGCGGGGGCCGACTACATAGACGGAAGGGGCTGGTACGACTGGCCCGTGGCCCACATCGGGTACATCGCCGCGCTGGCCTTCGTCACGATTCTGGCGGTGCTCATAATCTCGGGCTTCGGCGTGGTGGAGTCGTTTGTGTTCTGCGTCCTCCTCCTCTTCGCCACCTTCATATTCTCGGCCATCGCGGTCAAGACCCTCGGGGAGACCGGGACAACGCCCGTCTCCGCAACCTCTATACTCGTGCTCATAATACTCATCGTCACCTTCCGCCTTATCGGAACGCCCAAGGAGACGCTGGTCATAATATCCCTCCTCGGGACGACCGTCTTCTGCTCGGCGATATCCCTGTCTGCTTCCATAATATTCGACTTCAAGCTCGGGATATACGTCGGGAACAGGCCCTACCACCTGATGAAGTCGGTCCTGACCGCTACGATACCGGGCGCGGTGGTCTCGGCTCTCGCCGCCGGCTTCCTCTCATATCAGCTCGCCACGGGGAAGCTCGACCTGTTGGCCCCGCAGGCCAACGTCTTCGCGACGCTGACACAGCTCCTCGCGGGCGGCCAGAGCAACGAGCTCGTGCTCCAGTACCTCGGAATCGGGATGGCGATAGGGGTCTTCATGGAGCTGATGACGGGCATGGGCACAGCCTTCGGCCTCGGGATGTACTTCCCCCTCTCGATTCAGCTCCCGATGCTGCTCGGCGGCGCGCTAAGGGACCTCTACGAGAGGAACGTTCTGGAGCCACGCGCAAGGGCCGAGAAATGGTCGGAGCGGAAGAGGACGCTCAAGGTTCTTGATACATACATGGCCGCGGCCGGCCTGATGATAGGGGAGCCTGTGATGGCGATGGTGGCGGCGATGGTGATGGTCTCGATAACCTGA
- a CDS encoding tyrosine-type recombinase/integrase has product MAPYPQEPQAPSYPSESGDGCAGPGQGILEAFRDHLLTEKKSRYTIRQYLFHVKNFLEWSKKTAEELDLEQLESYRRYLSVDRRYSKNSLYVATIALRTFFKFLGKNIGDKIKPPRRGLPIPKYLTEDEMSCLLAAAHGDKRDTAILLTLGYSGLRVGELCALDVEDIDFSEGVINVRSGKGDKGRIALIDEKTIQALKDYLDTRAVSTGPLFISARGKRITERRVEKLVKKYAMLAGIKKTVTPHVLRHTFATALLKRGADIRIIQQLLGHASVATTQIYTHIDDRALREAYKKAKPKY; this is encoded by the coding sequence ATGGCCCCCTATCCTCAGGAACCTCAGGCGCCTTCATATCCTTCCGAGAGCGGAGACGGCTGTGCTGGCCCTGGACAGGGAATTCTTGAAGCCTTCAGGGATCATCTACTCACTGAGAAAAAATCTCGCTATACCATTAGGCAGTATCTATTCCATGTCAAAAATTTCCTCGAGTGGTCCAAGAAGACAGCTGAAGAACTTGACCTCGAGCAACTCGAGAGCTATAGGAGATATCTCTCGGTAGACAGAAGATATTCTAAAAATAGCCTCTATGTTGCCACGATTGCACTCCGGACATTTTTTAAGTTTCTAGGCAAGAATATTGGGGATAAGATAAAACCCCCTAGGCGGGGGCTCCCAATACCCAAATACCTCACGGAAGATGAGATGTCGTGCCTTCTTGCCGCAGCCCATGGGGATAAAAGGGATACGGCAATACTTCTGACTCTCGGCTACTCGGGCCTCCGGGTGGGAGAGCTGTGCGCCCTCGATGTGGAGGACATCGACTTCTCTGAAGGCGTGATAAACGTCAGATCCGGCAAGGGGGATAAGGGGAGGATAGCGCTCATCGACGAAAAAACCATCCAAGCTTTAAAAGACTACCTAGACACTAGAGCAGTCTCCACAGGCCCTCTCTTCATTTCCGCGCGAGGGAAGAGAATCACCGAGAGAAGGGTCGAAAAGCTGGTGAAAAAGTATGCCATGCTTGCAGGAATAAAAAAGACTGTCACGCCTCACGTCCTTCGTCACACCTTTGCAACGGCTCTGTTAAAGCGCGGAGCGGACATAAGAATAATACAGCAGCTACTGGGTCACGCCTCCGTTGCCACAACCCAAATCTATACACACATTGACGACAGAGCTTTGAGAGAGGCGTATAAAAAAGCAAAACCAAAATATTAA
- a CDS encoding radical SAM protein gives MMIRPTTLTRGLPKDTSSICPECGKVIPARIIERGGKAVMEKNCPEHGPFSDVVWSDARMYLQAEQYAVDGIGVENPFITKENPVCPEDCGLCKIHLTHTVLANLDLTNRCNLTCPVCFANANASGYVFEPSFDEVHKMMQILRAQRPLPCSAIQFAGGEPTIHPDFLKIVRDAAELGFAQIQVATNGIKMAESMEFTQACRDAGLHTVYLQFDGMSDDIYRKTRGCEMLEIKKKAVENIRATKGRKMTVCLVPTVIKGVNDHDIGNIVRYAIDNIDIVHAVNFQPVAFSGRISKKELEKQRFTLPDLAIALKEQLGIIEPEDFYTVPAMSYLSELISLIKNKPRITFSAHPHCGIGTFVFVEKKDKTNIVPITRFVRVKELLADVAKLASELETKKASFITRTKEAIKFYQNLEKKYVIKEKVPEGLDIIKLLKPLFASGDKKALSKFTWNALMIGGMHFQDAYNYDIERVRRCCIHYVVPDGRIIPFCAYNSGPIYRTEIESKFSVPVKVWLERNPGRTVVEPCSFVKRKK, from the coding sequence ATGATGATTAGGCCCACAACGCTCACGAGGGGCCTGCCCAAGGATACAAGCTCGATATGCCCCGAGTGCGGGAAGGTTATCCCAGCCAGGATAATCGAGAGGGGCGGAAAAGCTGTGATGGAGAAGAACTGCCCGGAGCACGGCCCCTTCTCGGACGTCGTCTGGTCAGACGCACGGATGTACCTGCAGGCCGAGCAATACGCTGTGGACGGTATCGGTGTCGAGAATCCCTTCATAACCAAAGAGAATCCGGTCTGCCCTGAGGACTGCGGCCTCTGCAAAATTCACCTAACCCACACAGTCCTTGCGAATCTCGACCTAACCAACAGGTGCAACCTGACCTGCCCCGTCTGCTTCGCAAACGCAAACGCGAGCGGGTACGTTTTCGAGCCCTCTTTCGACGAGGTCCACAAGATGATGCAGATTCTTAGAGCACAGAGGCCCTTGCCGTGCTCGGCCATACAGTTCGCCGGCGGGGAGCCGACGATACATCCTGACTTTCTCAAAATCGTGAGAGACGCTGCGGAGCTGGGCTTCGCGCAAATACAGGTCGCGACCAACGGAATAAAGATGGCCGAGAGCATGGAGTTCACGCAAGCCTGCCGGGATGCGGGCCTGCACACAGTATATCTCCAGTTCGATGGCATGAGCGACGACATTTACCGGAAGACTCGCGGGTGCGAGATGTTGGAAATCAAGAAGAAGGCCGTGGAGAACATTAGGGCGACTAAGGGCCGGAAAATGACAGTATGCCTCGTCCCCACAGTGATAAAGGGAGTGAATGATCACGACATCGGGAACATAGTCAGATATGCAATCGACAACATAGATATCGTTCACGCGGTCAACTTCCAGCCCGTAGCATTCAGTGGAAGAATCTCAAAGAAAGAACTTGAGAAGCAGAGATTCACCCTCCCAGACCTCGCGATAGCGCTCAAAGAGCAGCTTGGGATTATCGAGCCAGAAGACTTCTACACGGTCCCCGCGATGTCCTACCTATCGGAGCTGATATCGCTCATCAAAAACAAGCCCCGGATCACTTTCAGTGCCCACCCCCACTGCGGAATCGGCACATTTGTTTTCGTAGAGAAAAAAGACAAGACCAATATTGTTCCGATAACAAGGTTCGTCAGAGTGAAGGAGCTCCTGGCGGACGTCGCAAAGCTTGCATCTGAGTTGGAGACCAAAAAGGCATCCTTCATCACCCGAACGAAAGAGGCCATAAAATTCTACCAGAATCTCGAGAAAAAGTATGTGATTAAAGAGAAGGTGCCCGAAGGCCTCGATATTATCAAGCTATTAAAGCCGCTGTTCGCGTCGGGCGATAAGAAAGCATTGTCAAAATTCACATGGAATGCTCTGATGATCGGGGGAATGCATTTCCAAGACGCCTACAACTATGACATCGAGCGGGTTAGGAGGTGTTGCATCCACTACGTTGTTCCCGATGGAAGAATCATACCTTTCTGTGCCTACAACTCCGGCCCCATATATCGCACGGAAATCGAATCAAAATTCTCGGTCCCAGTAAAAGTGTGGTTGGAAAGGAATCCAGGACGCACAGTAGTAGAGCCATGTTCATTTGTAAAAAGAAAGAAGTGA
- a CDS encoding OPT/YSL family transporter, whose protein sequence is MPPVRTSVYRRSPTPLGLERIEKGELRWLDTESFANFNTGVLEEYLEELNRREGFRVSRFDWRQMALGIFVGTFFAFIIQYVGLKVGIAVGAAWYVIFIIALWLRWTPAENNLAACAGSAAQYISSGFVFTYPAIYLLTYHSSYTHIISEAQIPSAALALVCTIVSSWLGIMYFIIFRRLWVVEETLPLPGFEAGVKLLDIAKDLTTGAIQSAKRSIKLVATWAGLTAVYTFLRDMPVVAKEGARVSVLDSVFGGPNYHGGIIKLSEADSKYTWLSYNIAPILFGIGWFQRFRTALLVSLGTFVSWFVIIPLAVAMHVPVQQGGGMVDVSTLNFASWAAYKSISNPIAIGAILGGGFTALFKMLPSFRAIFRDVWSAVRGGARAGDYIEGRGWYEWPMSHIAVMVVVVVLTVGGAFSLSGYPPLQSFIYSAVLAAAVFFLGAIAVKVMGEVGIEPVSGTSFIALLIVIFLLWLAGTPTSVIAVMSILGTTVFACSISMSGNAITNFKYGLYVGNRPYHMVKAMLVALVPGAVVAVVAASVFSYGLATEKLDFLAPQAHAFAYMVQVLLGGQTAGQLAAYLGFGLCIGIFMELMTGMGTAFGLGMYFPLWQAFALLTGGAARDLWQRHYLEPRARAEGWDERRSTLRMLDGFMMATGLIVGEAIMGTVVAIAIMYPG, encoded by the coding sequence ATGCCCCCTGTCAGGACATCGGTCTACCGCCGATCCCCCACGCCCCTCGGCCTCGAGAGAATCGAGAAGGGCGAGCTCAGGTGGCTCGACACCGAGAGCTTCGCCAACTTCAACACCGGGGTCCTGGAGGAATACCTGGAGGAGCTGAACAGGCGCGAGGGCTTCAGGGTCTCGCGCTTCGACTGGAGGCAGATGGCCCTCGGGATTTTCGTGGGGACCTTCTTCGCCTTCATCATCCAGTACGTAGGGCTCAAGGTGGGAATAGCGGTCGGGGCCGCGTGGTATGTCATATTCATCATCGCCCTGTGGCTCAGGTGGACGCCCGCGGAGAACAACCTCGCCGCCTGCGCCGGCTCAGCCGCCCAGTACATATCGTCCGGCTTTGTGTTCACGTATCCGGCCATATACCTGCTCACCTACCACTCCTCCTACACCCACATAATAAGCGAGGCCCAGATTCCATCAGCCGCGCTCGCGCTCGTGTGCACAATCGTTTCCTCGTGGCTGGGCATAATGTACTTCATAATCTTCCGCAGGCTCTGGGTTGTCGAGGAGACCCTGCCCCTGCCGGGCTTCGAGGCGGGCGTGAAGCTCCTTGACATCGCCAAGGACCTGACAACGGGGGCGATTCAGTCCGCGAAGAGGTCTATAAAGCTCGTCGCGACATGGGCGGGCCTGACCGCAGTCTACACCTTCCTGCGCGACATGCCCGTAGTTGCTAAAGAGGGGGCGCGTGTTTCTGTGCTTGACTCGGTCTTCGGCGGCCCGAACTACCACGGGGGCATCATCAAACTCTCGGAGGCGGACTCGAAGTATACTTGGTTGAGCTACAACATCGCTCCGATACTCTTCGGAATCGGCTGGTTCCAGAGGTTCAGGACGGCCCTGCTGGTCTCTCTGGGCACATTCGTCTCGTGGTTCGTGATAATACCACTCGCGGTCGCAATGCACGTGCCGGTGCAGCAGGGCGGCGGGATGGTCGACGTGAGCACACTCAACTTCGCGTCGTGGGCGGCCTACAAGAGCATCTCCAATCCGATTGCGATAGGGGCCATACTGGGAGGAGGTTTCACCGCGCTCTTCAAGATGCTCCCCTCGTTCAGGGCGATATTCAGGGACGTCTGGAGCGCGGTCCGGGGCGGCGCGAGGGCCGGGGACTACATTGAAGGCAGAGGCTGGTACGAGTGGCCGATGTCGCACATCGCAGTGATGGTTGTGGTCGTGGTGCTCACTGTTGGAGGGGCCTTTTCGCTCAGCGGCTACCCGCCGCTCCAGTCCTTCATCTACTCGGCCGTGCTCGCGGCTGCGGTCTTCTTTTTGGGCGCGATTGCGGTGAAGGTGATGGGCGAGGTCGGAATCGAGCCCGTGTCCGGGACATCCTTCATCGCCCTGCTCATCGTTATATTCCTGCTCTGGCTCGCCGGGACCCCGACATCAGTGATCGCGGTGATGTCGATTCTCGGGACGACCGTGTTCGCCTGCTCCATATCGATGTCCGGCAATGCGATCACGAACTTCAAGTACGGGCTGTACGTAGGCAACAGGCCCTACCACATGGTCAAGGCGATGCTTGTGGCGCTCGTGCCGGGCGCCGTGGTCGCGGTCGTCGCAGCCTCGGTCTTCTCCTACGGCCTCGCAACAGAGAAGCTCGACTTTCTCGCGCCTCAGGCCCACGCGTTCGCCTACATGGTCCAGGTTCTCCTCGGGGGCCAGACCGCAGGCCAGCTCGCGGCCTACCTGGGCTTCGGGCTCTGCATTGGCATATTCATGGAGCTGATGACCGGCATGGGCACGGCCTTCGGCCTCGGGATGTACTTCCCTCTCTGGCAGGCCTTCGCGCTCCTGACCGGCGGCGCGGCCAGGGACCTCTGGCAGAGGCACTATCTCGAGCCGCGCGCGAGGGCCGAGGGCTGGGATGAGAGGCGCAGCACGCTCAGGATGCTCGACGGCTTCATGATGGCGACCGGTCTGATCGTGGGCGAGGCGATAATGGGGACCGTGGTCGCGATCGCAATAATGTACCCGGGGTGA
- a CDS encoding DDE-type integrase/transposase/recombinase translates to KAIEGEEGIHIPHNRIHRILKENGLAKDEPRKQRRRKWVRYERKHSNSLWHPDWVEIGGAYVILIEDDASRLLVGAGSYKNATAQNSLRALKKAVAAYGKPKQLMTDHGTQFTSLPRESCAEPGLNEFQKWLEENGIAHVKARVKHPQSNGKVKKAAGTMMRLIRHFGRLERALSYYNYRRPHWSLRLEECETPFQAFIRKMWPVKRRAFIRENIKMVARYAPAYLIGRGIHSREGVWDMNSNQREELNSGLHSRAFIGQF, encoded by the coding sequence AGAAGGCAATTGAGGGTGAGGAGGGGATACATATCCCACACAACCGCATTCACAGGATCCTTAAAGAGAATGGACTGGCAAAAGATGAACCCAGGAAGCAGAGACGCCGGAAGTGGGTCCGGTATGAGAGGAAGCACAGCAACTCTCTCTGGCACCCTGACTGGGTCGAGATTGGGGGTGCGTATGTAATTCTTATAGAGGACGACGCTTCAAGGCTGCTTGTGGGCGCCGGCTCATATAAAAATGCCACCGCTCAGAATAGTCTAAGAGCCCTCAAAAAGGCGGTGGCAGCATATGGTAAGCCCAAACAGCTCATGACCGACCATGGAACACAATTCACATCCTTACCAAGAGAGAGCTGTGCGGAACCGGGATTGAACGAGTTCCAGAAATGGCTCGAGGAGAATGGGATAGCACATGTGAAGGCCAGGGTGAAGCATCCTCAATCCAACGGGAAAGTGAAGAAGGCGGCTGGAACCATGATGAGGCTCATCCGGCACTTCGGGAGGCTTGAGAGGGCATTAAGCTACTATAACTACAGAAGGCCGCACTGGAGCCTCAGGCTCGAGGAGTGCGAGACGCCGTTCCAGGCGTTCATCAGGAAGATGTGGCCTGTAAAGAGAAGGGCGTTCATCAGGGAGAACATCAAGATGGTTGCCAGATATGCCCCTGCCTATCTTATTGGAAGAGGGATTCACAGTAGAGAGGGGGTCTGGGACATGAACTCAAATCAACGAGAGGAACTTAATTCAGGACTCCACAGTCGCGCCTTCATCGGACAATTCTGA